The proteins below come from a single Panicum hallii strain FIL2 chromosome 7, PHallii_v3.1, whole genome shotgun sequence genomic window:
- the LOC112900814 gene encoding uncharacterized protein LOC112900814: protein MTTSVLRREAFLLLLLLQLLAATVALAVPQQQELQLQDTVLLDDVVQEAAEEWYHGRHRRTGVAYPLALPGSLSGVEATVVRFRAGSLRRYGVRRFGEFTVPPGLAVRGRAAHLIAVRVNLGNLSSVYDEYAVGAGYRLASPVLGLMFYGLARRNGTAALEIDLTGAAIRVNFSVAVPALQPGAAALCMAVGLNGSITVTDVEEGTNICHASDQGHFALVVGGVSDGGGGGEADIGEVSKWKLALFGAALGAGGTVLLGMVAVAVVSIQRRKSEVAEMEQRAYEEEALRVSMVGHVRAPSAAGSRTTPDELETEYCATL, encoded by the coding sequence ATGACGACAAGTGTTTTGCGCCGCGAAGCttttctcctcctgctcctgctgcAGCTCCTCGCGGCGACCGTTGCGCTTGCGGTTCCGCAGCAGCAGGAGCTGCAGCTGCAGGACACCGTCCTGCTCGACGACGTCGTGCAGGAGGCCGCGGAGGAGTGGTACCACGGGAGGCACCGGAGGACGGGCGTCGCGTACCCGCTCGCCCTCCCGGGGAGCCTGTCGGGCGTCGAGGCCACCGTGGTGCGGTTCCGCGCCGGCAGCCTCCGGAGGTACGGCGTCCGCCGGTTTGGGGAGTTCACCGTGCCGCCGGGCCTCGCCGtgcgcggccgcgccgcgcacCTGATCGCGGTGCGCGTCAACCTGGGGAACCTCTCGTCCGTCTACGACGAGTACGCGGTGGGCGCCGGGTACCGCCTCGCGTCGCCGGTGCTCGGGCTCATGTTCTACGGCCTGGCGCGGCGcaacggcacggcggcgctggAGATCGACCTGACGGGCGCCGCCATCCGCGTCAACTTCTCAGTGGCCGTGCCCGCGCTCCAGCCGGGGGCCGCGGCGCTCTGCATGGCCGTGGGGCTCAACGGCAGCATCACCGTGACGGACGTGGAGGAGGGGACCAACATCTGCCACGCGTCGGACCAGGGCCACTTCGCGCTCGTCGTCGGGGGAGtcagcgacggcggcggcggcggggaggcggaCATCGGGGAGGTGAGCAAGTGGAAGCTGGCGCTGTTCGGCGCGGCGCTGGGCGCAGGCGGCACCGTGCTGCTGGGGATGGTCGCCGTGGCCGTGGTGAGCATCCAGCGGCGAAAGTCGGAGGTGGCGGAGATGGAGCAGCGCGCGTACGAGGAGGAGGCGCTGCGCGTGTCCATGGTCGGCCACGTGCGCGCGCCGTCGGCGGCCGGATCGCGCACCACGCCGGACGAGCTGGAGACCGAGTACTGCGCCACATTGTGA